The following coding sequences are from one Panthera leo isolate Ple1 chromosome E1, P.leo_Ple1_pat1.1, whole genome shotgun sequence window:
- the PIK3R5 gene encoding phosphoinositide 3-kinase regulatory subunit 5 isoform X2: MQPGATTCTEDRIQHALDRCLHGLSLSRCSTSWSAGLCLNCWSLQELVSRDPGHFLILLEQILQKTREVQEKGTYDLLAPLALLFYSTVLCTPHFPPDSDLLLKAARTYHRFLTWPVPYCSICQELLTFIDAELKAPGISYQRLVRAEQGLSIRSHRSSTVTVLLLNPVEVQAEFLAVANRLSAPGHSPHSAYTTLLLHAFQATFGPHCDLPGLHCRLQSKSLAELEDIFTETAEAQELASSIGDAAEARQWLRTKLQAVGEKAGFPGVLDTAKPGKLCTIPIPVARCHTYNWNQDSFDVLQEILLQEQELLQPGILGDEEEEEDDDDDDLETEGRCAQRDSLLSTSSAVFHDSTLSLASSQASEPTLPRQLLTSFVSGLSDGVDSGYVEDSEDSSSSEWPKRPGGQGRRLHRRPGQKFNRIYKLFKSTSQLVLRRDSRGAEGGADAALPLRRAGSLCGPLDGAAPPPASRPQRSRSLPQPKLSAQLPSWLLAPASRHQRRRPFLSGDEDPKASTLRVVVFGSDRISGKVARAYSNLRRLENNRPLLTRLFKLQFFYVPVKRGSGACPSPASQTPPLPADSPRQPSPAELESTNDISHYLGMLDPWYERNVLGLMHLPPEVLCQSLKAESRPLDGSSAQLPILADMLLYYCRFAARPVLLQVYQTELTFVTGEKMTEIFLHSLELGHSAATRAIKASGPGSKRLGIDGDREAIPLTLQIIYSKGAISGRSRWSSMEKVCTSVNLSKACRKPEELDSSMEALTLNLTEVVKRQNPKSKKGFNQISTSQIKVDKIQIIGSNGCSFAVCLDQDERKIVQSVVRCEVSPCYKPEKSGLRPQPQRTPDQPAQAAPDLCSLLCLPIMTFSGALP; encoded by the exons ATGCAGCCAGGGGCCACGACGTGCACGGAGGACCGTATCCAGCATGCCCTGGACCGCTGCCTGCATGGCCTCAGCCTCAGCCGCTGTTCTACCTCCTGGTCAG cCGGGCTGTGTCTCAACTGCTGGAGCCTGCAGGAGCTGGTCAGCAGGGATCCGGGCCACTTCCTTATCCTCCTGGAGCAGATCTTGCAGAAGACTCGAGAG GTCCAGGAGAAGGGCACCTATGACCTTCTCGCCCCCCTGGCTCTGCTTTTCTACTCCACTGTTCTCTGC ACACCACACTTCCCGCCAGATTCAGATCTCCTTCTGAAAGCAGCCAGAACCTACCACCGCTTCCTGACCTGGCCTGTTCCCTACTGCAGTATCTGCCAGGAGCTGCTCACCTTCATTGATGCTGAACTCAAGGCCCCAG GAATCTCCTACCAGCGGCTGGTGAGGGCCGAGCAGGGCCTGTCCATCAGGAGTCACCGCAGTTCTACCGT caccgtGCTGTTGTTGAACCCGGTGGAGGTTCAGGCCGAGTTCCTCGCCGTGGCCAATAGGCTGAGTGCACCCGGCCACTCGCCCCACAGCGCCTACACCACGCTGCTCCTTCACGCCTTCCAGGCCACCTTCGGGCCCCACTGCGACCTCCCAGGCCTGCACTGCAGGCTGCAG TCCAAGAGCCTGGCCGAGCTGGAAGACATCTTCACGGAGACCGCGGAGGCACAGGAGCTGGCGTCCAGCATCGGGGATGCGGCCGAGGCCCGGCAGTGGCTCAGGACCAAGCTGCAGGCGGTGGGAGAGAAAGCCGGCTTCCCTGGTGTCTTAG ACACCGCCAAACCCGGCAAACTCTGCACCATCCCCATCCCGGTGGCCAGGTGCCACACCTACAACTGGAACCAGGACAGCTTCG ACGTCCTGCAGGAAATCCTGCTCCAAGAACAGGAGCTGCTCCAGCCAGGGATCctgggggacgaggaggaggaggaggacgacgacgacgacgacttGGAAACAGAAGGGCGTTGCGCCCAGAGGGACTCCCTGCTCTCCACCAGCTCCGCGGTCTTCCACGACTCCACCCTGTCCCTTGCCTCGTCCCAGGCCTCAGAGCCCACCCTGCCCCGCCAGCTGCTGACCTCCTTCGTGTCAGGCCTCTCGGACGGCGTGGACAGCGGCTACGTGGAGGACAGCGAGGACAGCTCCTCCTCGGAGTGGCCCAAGAGGCCTGGCGGCCAGGGGCGCCGGCTCCACCGCCGGCCGGGGCAGAAGTTCAACAGGATCTATAAACTGTTCAAGAGCACCAGCCAGCTGGTGCTGCGGCGGGACTCCCGGGGCGCGGAGGGCGGCGCGGACGCAGCCCTGCCCCTGCGGCGGGCGGGGAGTCTCTGCGGCCCCCTGGACGGCGCGGCCCCGCCGCCGGCCTCCCGGCCCCAGCGCTCCCGCTCTCTGCCGCAGCCCAAGCTCAGCGCCCAGCTGCCCAGCTGGCTCCTGGCCCCCGCCTCCCGCCACCAGCGCCGGCGCCCCTTCCTGAGCGGGGATGAGGACCCCAAGGCGTCCACGCTCCGCGTCGTGGTCTTCGGCTCCGATCGGATTTCGGGGAAGGTGGCTCGGGCCTACAGCAATCTGCG GCGGCTGGAGAACAACCGCCCCCTCCTCACGCGGTTGTTCAAACTCCAGTTCTTCTACGTGCCCGTCAAGCGGGGCTCCGGCGCCTGCCCCAGCCCTGCGAGCCAGACGCCCCCACTCCCCGCGGACTCCCCCAGGCAACCCAGCCCTGCA GAGCTGGAGAGCACCAATGATATCTCCCACTACCTCGGCATGCTCGACCCCTGGTACGAGCGCAACGTGCTGGGTCTCATGCACCTGCCGCCGGAGGTCCTGTGCCAG TCTCTGAAGGCTGAATCCCGGCCCCTGGACGGCTCCTCTGCCCAGCTGCCCATCCTGGCGGACATGCTGCTCTACTACTGCCGTTTCGCCGCCCGGCCCGTGTTGCTGCAGGTCTATCAGACGGAG CTGACCTTCGTCACCGGGGAGAAGATGACAGAGATCTTCCTCCACTCCCTGGAGCTGGGTCACTCTGCCGCCACACGTGCCATCAAGGCTTCGG GTCCTGGCAGCAAGCGCCTGGGCATCGATGGTGACCGGGAGGCCATCCCTCTAACACTACAGATTATTTACAGCAAG GGGGCCATCAGTGGCCGAAGCCGCTGGAGCAGCATGGAGAAGGTGTGCACGTCCGTGAACCTCAGCAAGGCCTGCCGGAAGCCGGAGGAGCTAG ACTCCAGCATGGAGGCCCTGACGCTAAACCTGACCGAAGTGGTGAAGAGGCAGAACCCCAAGTCCAAGAAGGGCTTCAACCAG ATCAGCACGTCACAGATCAAAGTGGACAAGATACAGATCATCGGCTCCAACGGCTGCTCCTTCGCAGTGTGTCTGGACCAGGACGAGAGGAAGATCGTGCAGAGTGTGGTCCG GTGTGAGGTCTCGCCCTGCTACAAGCCGGAGAAGAGCGGCCTCCGCCCCCAACCCCAGAGGACCCCTGACCAGCCGGCCCAGGCCGCGCCCGacctctgctccctcctctgcctgccaaTCATGACGTTCAGCGGAGCTCTGCCCTAG
- the PIK3R5 gene encoding phosphoinositide 3-kinase regulatory subunit 5 isoform X1 has protein sequence MQPGATTCTEDRIQHALDRCLHGLSLSRCSTSWSAGLCLNCWSLQELVSRDPGHFLILLEQILQKTREVQEKGTYDLLAPLALLFYSTVLCTPHFPPDSDLLLKAARTYHRFLTWPVPYCSICQELLTFIDAELKAPGISYQRLVRAEQGLSIRSHRSSTVTVLLLNPVEVQAEFLAVANRLSAPGHSPHSAYTTLLLHAFQATFGPHCDLPGLHCRLQSKSLAELEDIFTETAEAQELASSIGDAAEARQWLRTKLQAVGEKAGFPGVLDTAKPGKLCTIPIPVARCHTYNWNQDSFDVLQEILLQEQELLQPGILGDEEEEEDDDDDDLETEGRCAQRDSLLSTSSAVFHDSTLSLASSQASEPTLPRQLLTSFVSGLSDGVDSGYVEDSEDSSSSEWPKRPGGQGRRLHRRPGQKFNRIYKLFKSTSQLVLRRDSRGAEGGADAALPLRRAGSLCGPLDGAAPPPASRPQRSRSLPQPKLSAQLPSWLLAPASRHQRRRPFLSGDEDPKASTLRVVVFGSDRISGKVARAYSNLRRLENNRPLLTRLFKLQFFYVPVKRGSGACPSPASQTPPLPADSPRQPSPAELESTNDISHYLGMLDPWYERNVLGLMHLPPEVLCQQSLKAESRPLDGSSAQLPILADMLLYYCRFAARPVLLQVYQTELTFVTGEKMTEIFLHSLELGHSAATRAIKASGPGSKRLGIDGDREAIPLTLQIIYSKGAISGRSRWSSMEKVCTSVNLSKACRKPEELDSSMEALTLNLTEVVKRQNPKSKKGFNQISTSQIKVDKIQIIGSNGCSFAVCLDQDERKIVQSVVRCEVSPCYKPEKSGLRPQPQRTPDQPAQAAPDLCSLLCLPIMTFSGALP, from the exons ATGCAGCCAGGGGCCACGACGTGCACGGAGGACCGTATCCAGCATGCCCTGGACCGCTGCCTGCATGGCCTCAGCCTCAGCCGCTGTTCTACCTCCTGGTCAG cCGGGCTGTGTCTCAACTGCTGGAGCCTGCAGGAGCTGGTCAGCAGGGATCCGGGCCACTTCCTTATCCTCCTGGAGCAGATCTTGCAGAAGACTCGAGAG GTCCAGGAGAAGGGCACCTATGACCTTCTCGCCCCCCTGGCTCTGCTTTTCTACTCCACTGTTCTCTGC ACACCACACTTCCCGCCAGATTCAGATCTCCTTCTGAAAGCAGCCAGAACCTACCACCGCTTCCTGACCTGGCCTGTTCCCTACTGCAGTATCTGCCAGGAGCTGCTCACCTTCATTGATGCTGAACTCAAGGCCCCAG GAATCTCCTACCAGCGGCTGGTGAGGGCCGAGCAGGGCCTGTCCATCAGGAGTCACCGCAGTTCTACCGT caccgtGCTGTTGTTGAACCCGGTGGAGGTTCAGGCCGAGTTCCTCGCCGTGGCCAATAGGCTGAGTGCACCCGGCCACTCGCCCCACAGCGCCTACACCACGCTGCTCCTTCACGCCTTCCAGGCCACCTTCGGGCCCCACTGCGACCTCCCAGGCCTGCACTGCAGGCTGCAG TCCAAGAGCCTGGCCGAGCTGGAAGACATCTTCACGGAGACCGCGGAGGCACAGGAGCTGGCGTCCAGCATCGGGGATGCGGCCGAGGCCCGGCAGTGGCTCAGGACCAAGCTGCAGGCGGTGGGAGAGAAAGCCGGCTTCCCTGGTGTCTTAG ACACCGCCAAACCCGGCAAACTCTGCACCATCCCCATCCCGGTGGCCAGGTGCCACACCTACAACTGGAACCAGGACAGCTTCG ACGTCCTGCAGGAAATCCTGCTCCAAGAACAGGAGCTGCTCCAGCCAGGGATCctgggggacgaggaggaggaggaggacgacgacgacgacgacttGGAAACAGAAGGGCGTTGCGCCCAGAGGGACTCCCTGCTCTCCACCAGCTCCGCGGTCTTCCACGACTCCACCCTGTCCCTTGCCTCGTCCCAGGCCTCAGAGCCCACCCTGCCCCGCCAGCTGCTGACCTCCTTCGTGTCAGGCCTCTCGGACGGCGTGGACAGCGGCTACGTGGAGGACAGCGAGGACAGCTCCTCCTCGGAGTGGCCCAAGAGGCCTGGCGGCCAGGGGCGCCGGCTCCACCGCCGGCCGGGGCAGAAGTTCAACAGGATCTATAAACTGTTCAAGAGCACCAGCCAGCTGGTGCTGCGGCGGGACTCCCGGGGCGCGGAGGGCGGCGCGGACGCAGCCCTGCCCCTGCGGCGGGCGGGGAGTCTCTGCGGCCCCCTGGACGGCGCGGCCCCGCCGCCGGCCTCCCGGCCCCAGCGCTCCCGCTCTCTGCCGCAGCCCAAGCTCAGCGCCCAGCTGCCCAGCTGGCTCCTGGCCCCCGCCTCCCGCCACCAGCGCCGGCGCCCCTTCCTGAGCGGGGATGAGGACCCCAAGGCGTCCACGCTCCGCGTCGTGGTCTTCGGCTCCGATCGGATTTCGGGGAAGGTGGCTCGGGCCTACAGCAATCTGCG GCGGCTGGAGAACAACCGCCCCCTCCTCACGCGGTTGTTCAAACTCCAGTTCTTCTACGTGCCCGTCAAGCGGGGCTCCGGCGCCTGCCCCAGCCCTGCGAGCCAGACGCCCCCACTCCCCGCGGACTCCCCCAGGCAACCCAGCCCTGCA GAGCTGGAGAGCACCAATGATATCTCCCACTACCTCGGCATGCTCGACCCCTGGTACGAGCGCAACGTGCTGGGTCTCATGCACCTGCCGCCGGAGGTCCTGTGCCAG CAGTCTCTGAAGGCTGAATCCCGGCCCCTGGACGGCTCCTCTGCCCAGCTGCCCATCCTGGCGGACATGCTGCTCTACTACTGCCGTTTCGCCGCCCGGCCCGTGTTGCTGCAGGTCTATCAGACGGAG CTGACCTTCGTCACCGGGGAGAAGATGACAGAGATCTTCCTCCACTCCCTGGAGCTGGGTCACTCTGCCGCCACACGTGCCATCAAGGCTTCGG GTCCTGGCAGCAAGCGCCTGGGCATCGATGGTGACCGGGAGGCCATCCCTCTAACACTACAGATTATTTACAGCAAG GGGGCCATCAGTGGCCGAAGCCGCTGGAGCAGCATGGAGAAGGTGTGCACGTCCGTGAACCTCAGCAAGGCCTGCCGGAAGCCGGAGGAGCTAG ACTCCAGCATGGAGGCCCTGACGCTAAACCTGACCGAAGTGGTGAAGAGGCAGAACCCCAAGTCCAAGAAGGGCTTCAACCAG ATCAGCACGTCACAGATCAAAGTGGACAAGATACAGATCATCGGCTCCAACGGCTGCTCCTTCGCAGTGTGTCTGGACCAGGACGAGAGGAAGATCGTGCAGAGTGTGGTCCG GTGTGAGGTCTCGCCCTGCTACAAGCCGGAGAAGAGCGGCCTCCGCCCCCAACCCCAGAGGACCCCTGACCAGCCGGCCCAGGCCGCGCCCGacctctgctccctcctctgcctgccaaTCATGACGTTCAGCGGAGCTCTGCCCTAG